In Sporosarcina luteola, a single window of DNA contains:
- a CDS encoding HD-GYP domain-containing protein, with amino-acid sequence MGTTRNDTPRQVDVLSPVLRLTSGQITYLGRWNNVAEALFSLNEGGSFCAQYNPENTIVETYTLLDGQVDIEYRGTRTKMHIGETLDASCYDKVVTFYGTSDAEILMKMDADFYEQLFYETQTLQTEIDAVALVDGYTYHHCDRIRQYAIEVWKRMDQPKCRLKLLRWGAHFHDIGKLAIPLEILNKPGILTPEEWEIMKLHSQAGANIMRAHPVEWLKDAAFIVEQHHERYDGKGYPYGLKGDEISLEAAIVSVVDAYDAMTTERVYKKAVTAEEAFEELRRGKGTQFHPDVVDSFIEIYQEKNQPDS; translated from the coding sequence ATGGGAACCACTCGAAACGACACACCCCGACAAGTAGATGTCCTGTCCCCCGTATTACGGTTGACGTCAGGACAAATCACGTATTTGGGGCGATGGAATAACGTTGCGGAAGCCCTTTTTTCATTGAATGAAGGAGGCTCATTCTGCGCCCAATATAACCCTGAGAACACAATTGTCGAAACGTACACGCTGCTGGATGGTCAAGTCGATATTGAATACCGTGGAACGCGCACAAAAATGCATATCGGAGAAACGCTGGACGCTTCCTGTTACGACAAGGTCGTCACGTTTTACGGAACATCCGACGCGGAAATCCTTATGAAAATGGATGCGGACTTCTATGAACAATTATTTTATGAAACCCAAACTTTGCAAACCGAAATTGATGCAGTCGCGCTTGTGGACGGCTATACGTATCACCATTGCGACAGGATCAGGCAATATGCCATTGAAGTATGGAAGCGGATGGACCAACCGAAATGCAGACTGAAATTGTTGCGATGGGGTGCTCACTTCCATGATATCGGTAAACTCGCAATCCCCCTCGAAATCTTAAATAAGCCTGGAATTCTTACGCCGGAAGAGTGGGAAATTATGAAATTACATTCCCAAGCCGGGGCTAACATTATGCGCGCCCATCCAGTGGAGTGGCTGAAAGATGCCGCATTCATCGTTGAACAGCATCACGAGCGTTACGACGGCAAAGGGTACCCTTATGGATTGAAAGGGGACGAAATATCCCTGGAAGCCGCCATCGTCTCCGTCGTCGATGCCTATGACGCAATGACAACGGAACGCGTCTACAAAAAAGCGGTGACAGCAGAAGAGGCGTTCGAGGAACTGAGAAGAGGCAAAGGAACACAATTCCATCCCGATGTAGTGGATAGTTTCATAGAAATATACCAGGAAAAAAATCAGCCTGATTCTTAA